Proteins encoded within one genomic window of Neoarius graeffei isolate fNeoGra1 chromosome 18, fNeoGra1.pri, whole genome shotgun sequence:
- the LOC132866030 gene encoding interferon-induced protein 44-like isoform X1, with product MFVALFTAARVMSQLNNVFRLGREKPSPDPKPEPDPEFDHPWRPVAWSEDNKNEMLRYLKDFQPGNAEVSEVKILLHGPIGAGKLSFINSVNTVLQGYNTTSELAAGQSHSFTQEFKIHRLKKEKPGTFYPFTLSDSKGLEPGESEGTQTKNIKKILKGHVESGHTVNPLKSTEECDQKPSLKDKVHCLVSVLPADRISLTSDEVIQTMRDVRKKARDLGIPQVVVMSLVDKACPLVNKNLEKIYTSKKIKAKMEECSHTLGIPINCIFPVRNYHEQVTNDLYMDILILMAITNIIRFANDYIEDQVNNE from the exons ATGTTTGTGGCATTATTCACAGCGGCCAGAGTCATGAGTCAG CTTAATAACGTTTTTCGTCTTGGCCGAGAAAAACCAAGCCCAGACCCAAAACCAGAACCAGATCCCG AATTTGATCATCCATGGCGGCCAGTGGCATGGAG TGAAGATAACAAGAATGAGATGTTGAGATACCTGAAGGATTTCCAGCCAGGTAATGCAGAAGTCAGCGAGGTTAAGATTCTGCTTCATGGCCCAATTGGAGCAGGAAAATTAAGTTTTATCAACTCCGTCAACACCGTCCTCCAAGGATACAACACCACCAGTGAATTGGCAGCTGGTCAAAGTCACAGCTTCACTCAGGAG TTTAAAATTCACAGGCTGAAGAAAGAAAAGCCTGGAACTTTCTATCCATTCACCCTTTCTGACAGCAAGGGTCTGGAACCAGGGGAGTCAGAAGGAACgcaaacaaaaaatataaagAAAATATTAAAGGGCCATGTGGAAAGTGGTCACACT gtgaaccctttaaaatcaaCTGAGGAATGTGATCAAAAGCCCAGCCTGAAAGACAAAGTGCACTGTCTGGTGAGTGTTCTACCAGCGGACAGAATCTCCCTCACCAGTGACGAAGTTATTCAGACAATGAGAGATGTTCGGAAAAAGGCAAGGGACTTAG GGATTCCTCAAGTTGTCGTCATGTCACTGGTTGACAAAGCATGTCCCCTTGTTAACAAGAATCTGGAAAAGATCTACACCAGCAAAAAAATCAAAGCGAAG ATGGAGGAGTGCAGTCATACACTGGGAATCCCAATTAACTGCATCTTTCCTGTGAGGAACTACCATGAGCAGGTTACCAACGACTTGTACATGGATATTCTGATTCTCATGGCAATCACTAATATCATTAGATTTGCCAATGACTACATTGAAGACCAGGTTAACAATGAATAA
- the LOC132866030 gene encoding interferon-induced protein 44-like isoform X2, translated as MLRYLKDFQPGNAEVSEVKILLHGPIGAGKLSFINSVNTVLQGYNTTSELAAGQSHSFTQEFKIHRLKKEKPGTFYPFTLSDSKGLEPGESEGTQTKNIKKILKGHVESGHTVNPLKSTEECDQKPSLKDKVHCLVSVLPADRISLTSDEVIQTMRDVRKKARDLGIPQVVVMSLVDKACPLVNKNLEKIYTSKKIKAKMEECSHTLGIPINCIFPVRNYHEQVTNDLYMDILILMAITNIIRFANDYIEDQVNNE; from the exons ATGTTGAGATACCTGAAGGATTTCCAGCCAGGTAATGCAGAAGTCAGCGAGGTTAAGATTCTGCTTCATGGCCCAATTGGAGCAGGAAAATTAAGTTTTATCAACTCCGTCAACACCGTCCTCCAAGGATACAACACCACCAGTGAATTGGCAGCTGGTCAAAGTCACAGCTTCACTCAGGAG TTTAAAATTCACAGGCTGAAGAAAGAAAAGCCTGGAACTTTCTATCCATTCACCCTTTCTGACAGCAAGGGTCTGGAACCAGGGGAGTCAGAAGGAACgcaaacaaaaaatataaagAAAATATTAAAGGGCCATGTGGAAAGTGGTCACACT gtgaaccctttaaaatcaaCTGAGGAATGTGATCAAAAGCCCAGCCTGAAAGACAAAGTGCACTGTCTGGTGAGTGTTCTACCAGCGGACAGAATCTCCCTCACCAGTGACGAAGTTATTCAGACAATGAGAGATGTTCGGAAAAAGGCAAGGGACTTAG GGATTCCTCAAGTTGTCGTCATGTCACTGGTTGACAAAGCATGTCCCCTTGTTAACAAGAATCTGGAAAAGATCTACACCAGCAAAAAAATCAAAGCGAAG ATGGAGGAGTGCAGTCATACACTGGGAATCCCAATTAACTGCATCTTTCCTGTGAGGAACTACCATGAGCAGGTTACCAACGACTTGTACATGGATATTCTGATTCTCATGGCAATCACTAATATCATTAGATTTGCCAATGACTACATTGAAGACCAGGTTAACAATGAATAA